The Helianthus annuus cultivar XRQ/B chromosome 16, HanXRQr2.0-SUNRISE, whole genome shotgun sequence genome includes a window with the following:
- the LOC110918800 gene encoding uncharacterized protein LOC110918800, with product MDRLLDEVQMEDGYVKVKVDIIDPKFENSPLPPVSSYDEVADLGDARGKYVQWPRFAIKLLNIETTPQNQDLTQQLEDVTCYEPQFEQPDELNQTQHYHIDPTTIENFDDEFISGAFFPDQHDVHMSERLNAMFDEEPPTPKLSTEQKIQNALLKIENERPEKIRLWAERLKDLFNGKMSIEINVPKEMYPKTSFDIEVESIEYEGMLQFLENGLLEASFLHWCQIYLHNAVFYKLAPEDPKVAYFNIHKITGKECEENFASVKEHLLGVYKLKKGTKYFLAPFFYRAHWVLFIVSPKERSVWILDTISVKAKKDKDDYPLSRAIESSFGSGLTWTMVQCKQQDGSWESGFMVIWFMVQFV from the exons ATGGATAGGTTATTAGATGAGGTTCAAATGGAGGATGGCTATGTGAAAGTCAAAGTAGATATCATCGATCCAAAATTCGAGAACAGTCCTCTCCCTCCAGTTTCAAGTTATGACGAGGTTGCAGATTTAGGTGATGCTCGTGGTAAATATGTTCAATGGCCACGTTTTGCAATAAAG CTTTTGAACATAGAGACAACTCCCCAAAACCAAGACTTGACACAACAATTGGAGGACGTCACATGTTATGAGCCACAG TTTGAGCAACCTGATGAACTAAATCAAACTCAACATTATCATATTGATCCGACTACTATAGAAAATTTTGATGACGAG TTTATTTCTGGCGCATTTTTTCCCGATCAACATGATGTACACATGTCGGAACGACTCAATGCGATG TTCGATGAAGAACCTCCCACTCCAAAGTTGTCAActgaacaaaaaatacaaaatgccttGTTGAAGATAGAAAATGAGCGGCCTGAAAAAATTAGGTTATGGGCTGAACGATTAAAGGATCTCTTTAATGGAAAGATGAGCATTGAGATTAATGTGCCTAAGGAGATGTACCCCAAGACTTCTTTTGATATCGAAGTTGAATCCATCGAATATGAGGGGATGTTACAGTTTTTGGAGAACGGGTTGCTTGAGGCTAGCTTTTTACATTGGTGTCAAAT ATATTTGCATAATGCAGTATTTTATAAATTAGCTCCAGAAGACCCTAAAGTTGCCTACTTCAATATCCACAAAATAACTGGAAAAGAGTGCGAGGAAAATTTTGCAAGTGTAAAAGAACACTTGTTAGGTGTCTACAAACTTAAAAAGGGCACAAAATATTTTCTTGCACCCTTTTTTTATAg GGCCCATTGGGTTTTGTTTATCGTTTCTCCCAAGGAACGAAGTGTTTGGATTTTGGATACGATTTCGGTTAAGGCCAAGAAGGATAAAGATGATTATCCTCTTTCGAGAGCAATAGAATCTTCTTTTGGAAGTGGACTTACATGGACCATGGTCCAA TGTAAGCAACAAGATGGGTCTTGGGAGAGTGGGTTCATGGTGATTTGGTTTATGGTCCAGTTTGTTTAA